A genomic segment from Bacillota bacterium encodes:
- a CDS encoding ATP-dependent Clp protease ATP-binding subunit, which produces MFGRFTDRAQRVIVLAQEEARRLGHNVVGTEHILLGLIAEGEGVGAKALTAMGVSLEKVQQEIEKVIGRSDVPVKGTIGFTPRTKRVFELAIDEARQLGHTYIGTEHILLGLVREGEGVAAQILRNLNIDLEGMRKQVIDLLGGHVQQGAGAGMRRTKTPTLDQFGRDLTEMAREGKLDPVIGRDKEIERVIQILSRRTKNNPVLIGEPGVGKTAIAEGLATQIVNSDVPENLLNKRVIALDMGSMVAGSKFRGEFEERLKKVMDEIRQAQDVILFIDEMHTIIGAGAAEGAIDASNILKPALARGEIQAIGATTIDEYRKHVEKDAALERRFQPVLVDEPTVEETISILKGLRDRYEAHHRVQITDDAIEAAAVLSSRYISDRFLPDKAIDLLDEAASKVRLQGLVVPPDLKELEAKIEEVKIEKEAAIKNEEFEKAASLRDQEQKLRDELEDRRAQWKNNQGRHEATVKEQDIADVVASWTGIPVNQIAQAESERLLNLEEILHKRVVAQDEAIDAISRAIRRAFAGLKDARRPIGSFVFLGPTGVGKTELAKALAEALFGDEEAMVRIDMSEYMERHSVSRLVGAPPGYVGYDEAGQLTERVRRKPYSVVLFDEVEKAHPEVFNILLQVLEDGRLTDSQGRTVDFSNTVVIMTSNVGAQQIQRETSIGFKITDSDQDNYEAMKAKVMDELKRTFRPEFLNRIDEIIVFHALTRKHISHIIDIMLRDLSRQLEEKGLSFEITEEAKELVAESGYDLDFGARPLRRAIQRLIENPLAELILQGKYKDGDAVRVDVKEKELVFS; this is translated from the coding sequence GTGTTTGGTAGATTTACAGATCGGGCTCAAAGAGTAATAGTGCTTGCTCAGGAAGAGGCGCGCCGTTTAGGGCACAATGTGGTGGGAACAGAGCATATTCTGCTGGGACTGATTGCTGAAGGTGAGGGCGTCGGTGCTAAAGCCCTGACTGCAATGGGCGTCAGCTTAGAAAAAGTTCAGCAGGAAATTGAAAAAGTGATCGGCAGAAGCGATGTTCCGGTTAAGGGCACGATCGGCTTTACGCCCCGGACTAAGCGGGTGTTTGAACTTGCCATAGATGAAGCACGCCAGTTAGGCCACACATATATCGGCACCGAACATATTCTGTTAGGATTAGTTAGGGAAGGGGAAGGAGTTGCAGCCCAAATTCTCCGCAACCTCAACATTGACCTCGAGGGCATGCGCAAGCAGGTTATTGATCTGCTCGGCGGCCATGTGCAGCAAGGTGCCGGTGCTGGAATGCGGCGCACTAAAACTCCGACCCTAGACCAGTTTGGCCGCGATCTTACCGAGATGGCCAGAGAAGGAAAGCTGGACCCGGTTATCGGCAGAGATAAGGAAATTGAGCGGGTTATTCAGATCTTAAGCCGCCGCACCAAAAATAACCCGGTATTAATTGGAGAGCCGGGAGTTGGTAAAACTGCGATTGCTGAGGGATTAGCCACTCAGATTGTCAACAGCGATGTGCCGGAGAACCTTTTGAACAAACGGGTTATTGCCCTTGATATGGGTTCGATGGTAGCCGGTTCAAAATTCCGCGGTGAGTTTGAAGAGCGGCTTAAAAAAGTGATGGATGAAATTCGGCAGGCCCAGGATGTTATTCTTTTTATCGATGAAATGCACACCATCATCGGGGCGGGCGCCGCGGAAGGAGCAATCGATGCTTCCAACATTCTTAAACCTGCGCTGGCCAGAGGTGAAATTCAAGCGATTGGCGCTACCACAATTGATGAATACCGCAAACATGTGGAAAAAGACGCTGCGCTTGAGCGGAGATTTCAGCCGGTGCTGGTAGATGAGCCTACTGTCGAAGAAACAATCTCGATTCTGAAAGGCTTAAGAGACCGCTATGAAGCCCATCACCGGGTGCAGATTACAGATGATGCAATCGAAGCTGCCGCGGTTTTATCAAGCCGCTACATCTCTGACCGCTTCCTGCCGGATAAGGCGATTGATCTTTTGGATGAAGCTGCTTCTAAGGTGAGGCTGCAGGGTTTAGTCGTTCCTCCGGATCTGAAAGAATTGGAAGCGAAAATCGAAGAAGTGAAGATTGAAAAAGAAGCCGCGATTAAGAATGAAGAATTTGAAAAAGCTGCCTCTCTGCGGGATCAGGAACAGAAACTCAGGGATGAGTTGGAAGATAGGCGTGCGCAGTGGAAGAACAATCAGGGGCGCCATGAAGCTACTGTTAAGGAGCAGGATATAGCAGATGTGGTGGCAAGCTGGACCGGAATACCGGTTAACCAGATCGCCCAGGCTGAGTCAGAGCGTCTCCTTAATCTCGAGGAAATTCTCCACAAGCGGGTTGTGGCTCAAGACGAAGCGATCGATGCAATTTCCCGGGCGATCCGCAGAGCTTTTGCTGGCTTAAAAGACGCGCGGCGTCCGATTGGTTCGTTCGTGTTCCTCGGCCCGACCGGTGTGGGTAAAACAGAATTGGCTAAAGCGTTAGCGGAAGCGCTTTTCGGAGACGAAGAAGCGATGGTCCGCATCGATATGTCCGAGTATATGGAGCGCCACAGCGTTTCTCGCCTGGTTGGAGCCCCTCCTGGATACGTGGGCTATGATGAAGCGGGGCAGCTGACCGAAAGAGTCAGGCGCAAACCATACTCAGTAGTGCTCTTTGATGAGGTTGAAAAGGCCCATCCAGAAGTATTCAACATTTTGCTGCAGGTTTTGGAGGATGGCCGCTTGACCGATTCTCAGGGCCGCACTGTTGATTTCAGCAACACTGTTGTGATCATGACCTCTAACGTGGGAGCTCAGCAGATCCAGCGGGAAACCTCGATCGGATTTAAGATCACTGACAGCGATCAGGATAATTATGAAGCGATGAAAGCAAAGGTAATGGATGAGCTGAAGCGCACCTTCAGGCCTGAGTTTTTGAACAGGATCGATGAGATTATTGTTTTCCATGCTTTAACCAGAAAGCATATCTCCCACATTATCGATATTATGCTCAGGGATCTAAGCAGACAGCTTGAGGAAAAAGGACTCAGCTTCGAGATTACCGAAGAAGCAAAAGAGCTGGTAGCTGAATCCGGATACGATCTAGATTTTGGTGCCAGACCCCTGCGCAGGGCAATTCAGCGGTTGATCGAGAATCCCTTAGCGGAGCTGATCCTCCAGGGTAAGTATAAGGACGGAGACGCGGTTCGTGTTGATGTCAAAGAAAAGGAATTAGTCTTTTCGTAG